The genome window GAGTGAAGACCAGGTAGTAGAGAGCTGTGGTGGGCAGCAGGAACAGCAGGATGGTGAACAACAGTGTTCCAATGAAGAGCTGAAGCACAAAACATAGTCACAATAAATTTGtgcaatgatgatgatgatgatggtggtggtggtggcgtgcgtgtgtctgtgtatgtcttACCTGGTCCAGATCATAGGAGCAGGAGTCTACTCTCTGCCGCAGGACATTCCACTTCTTTCCCCTGAAGAGCCTCCAGAGAGACGAGAGGCCGTAGATCTTCAGACAGTATAGtctgacaaagacagacacaaattCAAGAAATACCAGCTAAATAACTTGTACTCAAATTCACAGCACGtgtaaacagacagaagaacGAGAAGGGGGAATTAATAGGATTAGTATTAGTAAGGATTTCAGTGGACAGTTTTTTCCGTAAAAAAACAAGGAGGAAATAAGACAAAGAGATAACAgcaaggaaagaaaacaaaactactCGCATTACATTTTCCTGTGCGTTCCATAGCTATCTCAGTCATCACGTTTGATAGTTGTAATTTCCTCCTATAGTAAAgtggaaaatacagtatttttgctACGTCCATTTTGTATCTGTTACCCAGTTGGCAGAATACCCAGATTCCTTAagctctgacaacaacaaatcaCTGACAACAAGTGGTTTCATATGGAGCAGGTCTCTTATCTTTGGCAGACTGCCTAAATGGACATAGTGCCCAGATCAGCTGCAAACAATTAACATTAATTCTGTAAAGTTTGTGCCTTAGCAACAAAAAGACTTTAGCTGTAACCTAAAAtatatctgtatctgttttcAGAAACAGTCAGTGAGGCTTTCTAAAACTGATTCAGAAGTACAAGAATGCCTTTCATTCATCTTCCCCAGTGTAGAGCCGGGGTTGTGATCGCAGCAGAAGATACGGATATAATAAGTCACTCTAAAAAAAGGTTCTCacattgaatttaaaaacatacactCCCCCATATCCCCAGAAGCTGTTGGAGCATAAATATGTAACGTGGAAAGTGGGTAATATTTCATTATGCACAGTGGGTAAGGGAGCCAAGCTATCTTTAGAGCAAATGCATAATTTAAtcagtcctctctcctccaaAATGCAGGACTATTATCACAATGTTCAGAGTCATCAGACCATGCATCAGACTCAGCACAAATCTGCATCTATTATTCCTACTGGTTTAAACAGAagtcagaggaaaaacaaaggcGCCATGAGTCATGAGTTAAGAATAATACAAATCAGGATATCACTGGACTGGCATTAGGACACCCTATTACCTATAACAGAACTCTCCAGGGATGAAATATTGCAACTTCGCTTTACATGCCCTGTGACATAATAGAAGATAAAAAGCATGGCATTATGCTGACAACACAATCAAGAGACACTTAAATCTCTTTTTCTCATATTATTTCATGAATCAAAACCCACTTTTTGAGAGTCAGTGCAGAGAGATGCTGACAATGTGGAGTAAGATCTTTAATTTAAGTACCACAAATGTCTCTGCAACATTTCATGACATGTAGAGGAACAGAGCAGGCACTAAGCAAGGCGCACTGAATGAAGAAACAACTATTTTTACAACCATCTCATATAGttatgtaatgtaaaaacaaaacatcctgtTCTGCGAGTCAGATTCAGGTGATGGACGTGTTGTTGTACTagttataaataaaaaggacaatTAAAACAATGATGGTGTTCTACACTTTCTCTATTACGTCTGagaaataaacaacacagcTACCAGTGTGCATGACCTAAAGTTAACTTGAGTTATGTGGGTGTGGTGGTAGAAAAAAAAGCTCTGTCTGTTGTTGACTCTTTGGCTCATTTCCAAAACCACGTCAGTGAAATGAATTATTGCATCTTCTTAGATTTTCATGGACAGATCAATTAACTCTCTCATTGATTTCTCTCatactttaacattttaatacactgaaatgttatttgttgttttatttacatctgaCATGATTAATGTCCTCAATTAATGACAAGACCCAGAAATTAGTTGGTTAGTTTGCTCATCCCTTCGGTTTAGATAAAGACTACCTGCAACAATgctataaaatgtattatggATGTTCATCTCTTAGAGGACAACTCAGGTTGTTTTAATGACCTGTTGCTCTTTTGTCTAATATTTAAATTAGGCAAAAATGTGCAGGAAAAGTTACAAGATTTTCAGGCATGAAACCCCAGGGGATGATAAATTTCCATTTAGTACCATTACTCTCTTGGTAAAAAGGGAGGCACTGTAACAGGCACTGTAACAGTTCTCATGAGAGACTACACTTACCCTACAGTCCTACGATGACTGTCATGTACAGGTCAATATGGAgctgtgattaaaatgtttttactagAGCAAtggggaaagaaaaatattgGAATACACTGCCCCATGCTGGTCAAAATTAAATGCTAAAATTATAATTTGACTGATGACATTTACACTCTCTAATTTACAGTTACTATAAAACTCTAAAATCTGGTATGTTGATTAGtcaaataacagtaaaacagtatACTACAAAGATTTCTAAGCAGTGCCTATTGTAAACAGTTAGTACTTAATAATGAGTTGGAATACAGCAAATTGTGTTTGGGATCTGTTACTcacaagagaataaaaaaagttacATTCACATATTCTGTGAGCAGCCATTCAGACTAAACCcaaacacatgttcacatgtcAGTATGTCCCTTTTAAACCGAAACAGAGTTCAAACTGTTCCCTGATAAGTGCTCATTATCCACCCTTGGaatgttttaaatcaaaatatatacagtaacaaaattatcaaaaaaatatattcagcatttaatttaacacacaGCTGATTATTTATAGATAGAATTAATAGCTGAATTTTCTGAGTGGAAAAGTTAAGTTACACTAATCAACTGCTTTTTGTTTGCTGGTGATATGGGTAAAGACTAGCTCTACTAGACAAAATACTCTATACtactgtttatttgaaatgataTAAAGAGTCGATGAATTCCTCAAAAATGTGTCAGTTTTATAAAGTGGATAAATGTTTAGATTCAGCTTTAAAATCTAGCCATGTCTCTGAAATACAGTGTGATTACCTGACTCAAATGTTCCTAAATTAGTACTAAAATACTCTAATTTCTTCATATATGAGGTCTCACCTGGCTCCGTAGACGTAGAAGCAGTagatgtggaaggtgaacaAGGCCACCATATCAGAGAGTAGTGAAAGGGCAAAGGTCAGGCCAAAGCAGGCGGATAGACCTCCGTACCAGAGAATCCCCTCAATGAATGGAGACATCAGGTGGATGTAACCTGAAAGGAAAGATTATACTTAAaattaatgatttttaaaacacttagttgtttttctttttttacatgaatttgatcaaatataaacagaaaaaaaatcagcacaacacattgttaatatgtgttttgtgctgttaCTCACTGATCCAGAGGTGAATGTGGTAGAGGAAGAAGCGGCCCAGAACTTGGTCCAGTGCCCGGTTCATCTTTAACCCTGCAGGAGCTCCCATcagccactgcagcagctcctccaggtTTTTAGCCACGTGctacagaatgaaaacaaatgagttTAAcattagcaaaaacaaaatgtgctaTTGAACTAAATCAACTTGTTTAAAATTTTCATTACAGGTCCTTATCGTTATGTTGCTGCTTAAATGCAGCACTTTGTTCCACATgttaattgcttgtttttttttgtaatgatgCTGTCCCCACACATACAAGAGGAACATGTATCAGAGGCATAACAAGGTTAAGTGAAGACAGAATTGGATTTacctgcattttatttttgtttttaaaatatagaaaatatactgtagtgcAGAAAACCAGGTCATACTGTAGGAGTCACATACTTTTACTTGCCACTGTAATGTCTAACCCTAAACTtgttttagataaaaaaaatgtctgatgATATTGCAAATATCTTATTATTTTGGGATATGCTATAGAGATAGAGATAATGATATTATATTTCATAACTCATATGAAAATGAGGACTGTCCAAAATCTCCAACTTTccaaaaatgtcctcactcccAGGGTCTTGGCACAACTGGTACAAACAAATATAGCCATACAGTTAATCCTGTCCACACTTACATCAGCTGCAGGTACCAGTGTGTTGGCTAACATGGTGATGTGGTTGTCTCTGTAGAGCCACGACATGAGCAACATGCCGAGAGCAACGTCCACCAGAAATGACACAAAGATGCTGGCTTTCctgaagaaagagagacagagagggaaacgtacaggtaaaaagaaaacatgacaataaaGAAGTGAACAGTTAGTGTAGTATCAGTTTCAGCTTCAGCACTGCTTCATATCTGCTGACACATGCCGCCAAATGTTACTGATATGTGAAACTAATGAACTCTTGCTAGTTGACATTCttgtttgagaaaaaaaaacactgccaaTGTGACacaccttttatttatttattaacaccCAGGAATACTGAAACCCAACATACTCACCTCATAAAATGCATGTGTCCAACAGCTGTTTTTGGTGAGCTGAGTGTCCTCATGTGTTCAGTTCTGTAGCTGAGCTGGACACATGTGGACAATTTACTGGACAGGAAGCGCAATGGGTAAAGACTGAAGAACCTGGAGATGAAATATAACAATGATAACAATTTTGGGAACGAGTCAATGTGGAGGTTTTGTGATTCTTGGCGTCTGAACATACTAAATGATGGATGACGCACAAATTATTGGCTGTAtcctcattttaatttttaaaattcataattaaaaaaataataaattaaagtaactAATTGTTTCAGATCTAGTTTCCCCTCTCCTTACCGCATGTTACAGATCCATGTCCATATGGAGAGCAGCCAAGTAATGAGTAAGCAGAGTggtgtagaggactgtttgaGGAGCTCCACGATGATGCTGGCCTCTCTTCCTTGAGACTGCCAGTGAGTTGACTTGAGCGGCCCATCGTCATATTTGTCCAGGAAGAACAGAGGTTGGCTGCAGGCAACAGTCTGGAACATCTGGGACAGAGGTAAGAAGCAGCATGTAAggaataaacaacaaacatgtttacacTGACTTTCAACGCTCACTTCAGACTGTAAAATGAAGAAGTcaataaacaggaaacaaaatagGAGCTAGAACTTTTTTCGTGTCGCCTTCTGCCTTGTACCTGTCTGAGCTCTGATGGCTCACCAGTTGCTGGGTCAGGATCACCATTTTCAATGGGGTGAAGCTGTGACAGCATCACCTTTCTCTGCTCATAGTGGACAAAGatcactttctcctcctcttcttcctcatgtCCAGCTTCACCGTCACTCGTCTTATTGccctcttctttcttcttttttgcctCCTGTTGAGCTGCTTTTCGTTCTAGTCATGACAAATCATTTTTCAACTTCTTGAATATATGAGTAATAATGGACATTAAACCTGTGTAGTGTTGTTAACTGAAGCAGAAAAGTTAAATCTAAGGGTCTTACTCTGATCCTGGCTGAGGATCTCACAGGTGAAGCCTGTTTTGCCTATCTGGCGCCTGATCTGGAGCCAGCGCTCCTGGGGGAAGATGGTGCTGAGGTCTTTGAGGAAGCTGTCCATGCCCTCCTGACCATCTTTGGGTAAACTCCATGAGCCCAACACTGACAGCTCCACCCCGCTCTGAGTCTTCatctggggggaaaaaaaagtcagatgTTAATCTGAACAAAAGGATTTGTCAATTCTGGCCAGTATCTTTTTGTTGATTGTGAATATGGCTACTTTATGcctatttaaaacattaaaaccattaaaatgGTTGGAAGAATCTTTGAAGTTTCTGGAAAGAACAGAAAGgataaaatacagcaaaactGAACACTCATTGAGGCCCAGGAGGACCCACAAGGTTGGTCCTGTCGCTGCACTGACCTGCTGGATGTACTCTTTGACTTGTCCGGGGATAAATGGGTAGTGGATGACAGCCAGTACTACGGCAGAGTCATGGCCGCTGATCCAGCGGCCGACTAGCAGCCCGCTGTCGGCCAGATTACAGCATTGTGGGAAGAAGATCTTCATCACCATGGCTTCACTGTGACCCACTATTCAGCTACTGGGCAGCTCTAATAGTCTGAGAGAGATGAGCAAACAAATGACAGAGTAGTAATTCCACAATTTTAAGAGCAGTAAAGgactttaaaatactttttcaggCCACTATctaaaattctgttttattatgattCTGATGAGGTTATGTTATTGAGTTGTCAATTAAAACAACTCACTTCTTGgaattaaataagaaaataaagagcaCTCAAAAGAATAtgacaacaaaagcaaatcaaGAATTGTTTaattacagtgaaaaacataatttcaagAGAATCAAATATCACAGAAAATCCCCTATCAAAAGAAGGTTTAGCAATAGATATGTAGGATACTGAAGCACGTGAGAGAGAAGTTGGCATGTCATTGTTCAAGAAATATATTCAATGAAAAAAATTACCCTATAGaaatacagggaaaaaaaatatttatataaaaatataaaataagtatAAGTAAGTAATATGTGTGGATAACACTTTCAAGTCCCTGCATTtagcatttacagtatatgtatatatacaatttaaattgtgtttttttaacatgtataaCCTATAAtgtgataaacacacatattgcCTTGCATAACTGCTAAATACTTAACTTCTTTAAATGACTAAAGACTATGTAATGAGTTGTATCTGTGAATTTGACACGTTGTTTCCCATAAACCAAACGAAAAACTgcatattgtaaaaaaaattattataataaaatacacacacctgctgtaTGAATTCAAAGACTTTCCTTTTTGATTGCAAAAAGTAATGATGGCAGGGGCAATACTAGGTTTCCCAATGTCTG of Anabas testudineus chromosome 8, fAnaTes1.2, whole genome shotgun sequence contains these proteins:
- the pigq gene encoding phosphatidylinositol N-acetylglucosaminyltransferase subunit Q, producing MVMKIFFPQCCNLADSGLLVGRWISGHDSAVVLAVIHYPFIPGQVKEYIQQMKTQSGVELSVLGSWSLPKDGQEGMDSFLKDLSTIFPQERWLQIRRQIGKTGFTCEILSQDQKRKAAQQEAKKKKEEGNKTSDGEAGHEEEEEEKVIFVHYEQRKVMLSQLHPIENGDPDPATGEPSELRQMFQTVACSQPLFFLDKYDDGPLKSTHWQSQGREASIIVELLKQSSTPLCLLITWLLSIWTWICNMRFFSLYPLRFLSSKLSTCVQLSYRTEHMRTLSSPKTAVGHMHFMRKASIFVSFLVDVALGMLLMSWLYRDNHITMLANTLVPAADHVAKNLEELLQWLMGAPAGLKMNRALDQVLGRFFLYHIHLWISYIHLMSPFIEGILWYGGLSACFGLTFALSLLSDMVALFTFHIYCFYVYGARLYCLKIYGLSSLWRLFRGKKWNVLRQRVDSCSYDLDQLFIGTLLFTILLFLLPTTALYYLVFTLLRLVVVLFQGILHLSVDFINSFPLFAVGLRIFRPYRLAEGVKFRVLSQEPGTALHLMMEMNPLKVSTVVQTYRTPTYSCYPKDSWVALMKKLFVGELIYPWRHKSTKTD